Genomic DNA from Solanum dulcamara chromosome 4, daSolDulc1.2, whole genome shotgun sequence:
AGAGTGCTCATGGAGAAAGTGTCTGTTGCAACAACGTGCGAGCATTGTTTGATGAGCTCCCTACACCACACCTTATCGTTGAGATCACCCCTTTCCCAGCTGGTCCTTTAACAGAAACTGACTATGCAAAGGCTGAAAAATTAGAGAGGGTACTTAGATCAGGTCCTTCTGTCTGATTAAAGAGTGCCATGTTAAACTCCTTTTTGTATGTATTTCTTCTCTTTGTACATAAGCAAGAGAAACTTGTGCAATGTTCCTACACTTCCAGGATTCAAATTATATGAAGAAAACATTTTCTTATGCATTATTTTCCAGGCTTATCCTTTACCCCATTTCTCAACTGCATGAAAAAGAGGGTGTCAATTCCTtaaccccctccccccccccccccccccttccatGGCTACAAAAGATCAAAGAACTTGTGTGAACATGCTTTTTCCACATGAGACTTTAGTCTAGGTTGAAGGGATTGTGGTAGTTGGAAGTGCAAAAGATAATCTTGGCTACCAGAGCCTCAGTTTGTGGTTTAGGCACATGTCATGTGTTTGAATTCCACCGCGAACAAAAAAGTTGGTATTTTAGTGGAGGAGTAAAAAGACTGGTCCATTGTTCGTGGAATTCGTGCACTCACAAGCAATCGGAAATTTCttgattattaaaaaaaaagtacaaaaGAGATTCTCACGAGAAATCCAGCATAGTGAAGATTGTTGACTACCACCTAAAGATGTGGTGCAGTGGATGTGTTGTTCCTCCCTCAATCAAAGGTCTCAAATTCGAGCCCTGAATATGAAAAGATTCTTGATAAGGAGCGGTTACCCCAAATGGGGTCCTACACGGTGCGAATCTAGATTAGTCGAGATTCAATGCATATCGAGGCCATACACGGTGCAAATCCGAATTAGTCGAGCTTCACTGCGAGGCCATACACGGTGCAAATCCGAATTAGTCGAGCTTCACTGCGGGTATCAGAAAGGAAAAACCAAAAACCAAAAGATTGTCGACTAGCTTCTTCTGCATTACTTGAAGCCTTTGTAAACTCATTATCAGTTTTTATCAAAGTGAAAAGATGCTTGAACAATTCACACGTTGTATTACTAATTCTAGTATAACTTATACGAGATATGAACATGTATTAGCAATATGAGAAAAAGATTATCTAAAGCCTAAAATGCCCATAAATTGAGGAATCTCTATATCAATCAATGTATTAGTACTTACTGTGCTAGTGCACCATTCCCTACCCACCCCAAATTCCTTCAACAAGTAGGCACCAAGCAAGGATATGCATATCCTAAATACATTGCTTTTCCTGTAAAATATATCAGAAAGCATTTTCTGCATTACAAGGACAATTGAAAGGGTTGGTTACCATCTATATGACCCCCAGTAAGAAAAATTGTATATTAAGCATTATCACCAATGCATTGACAGCATAAAATTATGTGGGTGGCGGAGGATTCAACACGAAGGTTTGTAGTTTGAATCATTTAACTCCAACAGAGGCCATCAAGTCTTCGTATTCAGGATCACTCTCTTGTTTTTCTGCCATTGCTGGATTACCACCAGGGTGAGGATGTCGAGGGACAGATGAGGGCGAGAAGGGGTCATATATTTGATGTGCTCCAGAGGAGCTAGAGGCGGGCCTACCATGACGAAAGAAGACGTTGTGAGCCTCAAAATTCTGTGGACGAAGCATGGCATTTGGATTATTTTGCTGAAGAGGCATGGAGTTTACTCTAGGAGGGAAAGAACCTACATGATTCGGAGCTGGCCTAAAGTTCATAGGTTGCATTTGAGGGCCAGTAGGTGAAGCTATACCCTGATTTGAAAATGTCGGACGCCTAAATTGAGGGAGAGGGCCAGCAGGTCCTCGAGCAAAGTCAAGTGATGGACCTGGCTGACAAATCTGATTGCTTAATTGGGGTCTTTGGAATCCTTGAATGACAGGTGGGGGATTTAGATTGTCTATTGCTGGTCGTACATGAGGGCGCATCATTTGGTTTGAAGGTGAAAGATCCTGAGATCCAAATTGACTAATTAGCCTGGAAGCCGCTGGAGAGGCTGAATTCTGTGGATGGTGAGGCTGGAATGTAAAATCGCTACTGGACTGCAGTGGCTTTGGAGTTACAAAGGAAGTAGGTCTCGTAGAATtaatgttaagagaacttccagGAACTGGATTATGTGAGAGATTGATTGGTTGTCCACCAGACACAGAGTGGGTCAAGAAATGTGCAGGGGAAGATCCTGAAGATAGACGCAATGGAGGCGGCATATGTGCTGATGGAGCTGGTCCAGATGACTGGGGTGCTAAATTATGGCCCCGGAAAACATCTATATGCGAAGCTGCAGAGACACCCAATGGGCGTGAAGCAAGATGATGACTTCCTTGAGGGGAAACTGTGGGGGGAGCCATGGCAATCATGTTGCTTGGACCTTGACCTGTCTGGTTGTTCCATGGTGACTGTGACCATCCAGGGGAGTTCCCAGCTGGCGTCAATGGTCGGTCTGGATATGCTGTAGGAGGGACAGACTGAGGCAATGAAGACATAACTGGTCTGACAACTTGCGGAAAACCTGTTGGACTCAGTTGACCCTGAGAAAATTGAGGCGGAGTCATATTGGATTGAGGTGGTGTAGATCCTAAAGCTGGTATAGGATGTCTAAGTCCACCAATTTGTCCAAAATGAGCTGAAGGCATGTATGGCTGCTGCATTAGTGGTGCCTGTGGGCCAGAGTGAACAAAAGGGTTTCGAGGAACTGAACCAAAACCATCTTGCATACCCTGTGGTGGACCAAAGGGTGCGGATGTATTTGACAGGTTGGTAGGTGATAGAGATACTTGGTGAGGGTTGCTGACCAAGGATGCTGAAGAAATCCCTGAGTTAGTGGGTCCTGGAAATGGAGGTACTGGATTCTGAGATGTCGGTCCAGGAAACCATTGCCCTTGGTATGGCTGGAAATGACCTTGAAGTTGAGCAGGTTGTATCCCAACACCTGGTTGAGCCATCCCATGATTTACCACAGGACGGGTTGTCGGGCCAGATGTTGCTTCAATGGAAATAGTTTCTCCATCACCTGGCGATTTTGTGGTTGTAACCGCTGAAGTCACCTGAGAACCAAATGGAACACTCAACTTTATGACACAaagataaaaacaaaaaaagtttTTACACGGAAAAAAAGAGACTGAATTGCCACACCGGTATTTACAATAACACAGAGTTTAACACCATACTATTATGTACTTACTGAAGCTGGGGTAACCAGAAGTTCAATTAGAGCAACTGCAGCATCAACCTTTTCATATGTCTCAGCTGATACTTGGACATGCATTTCCTCATAAGCACCTGAGTCATTTTCACCAGAAGTAACTTCTACCTGGGGACAGATTAAAACACACGTCAATTTTCAAGAAATCAAGGTGAGCAATAGGTTTATGTCGTTGCAGCTCGTACAGGAGACTTGACAATCCAGACATGATGATACAATACTAGGAGCAAGTAGGACATAGATTGCATAACTCCAGTTTATAGGTGTCTCCAGCCTAgtctacaacaacatacccagtgtgaTCCCATAAATGTGTCTGGGGAGGGTGGGTATACGCAGATCTTACCCCTACCTAAGGGAaaggtagagagattgtttccaATCAGCTCGAGAAAAGCATTCAAAACAGGCTTGAAAAATACAAGAGTGCAAGCTATAACCAGAGTATTGTATCATCAGCAATTGTACAATTAGATGATggattaaatataaatatagatGACGGATTGAATTAAGGGCATTACCTTCTCTCCGGTATCTGCTTTAATACCATAAACCTTTACTTGAGCTCCAGTTTCCTGGTTTTCAGTAAATCAGAAACGCTCAATGTTGACCAAGGACTCTTTTTACTATGCAATCTACTAAAATAAGTAGAACTTCAAGGTCTTGGATGCTAGAAATAATTACCTTTTCCAGTTGCTTATGAGCAGGACCAAAAATCAAACCAACAAAATTGTACCCGGGATGTTCTTTGATCTGCAGTGACAACAAATCGAGATGCCTCATCAGGAGCTATCACTTCCCCTTTGGTGATAATACGGATAGTCTTACTCCGTGTCAGTAATAGATGGAATAATGTCATgtctcttgattattatttaatatgcTTTCAGATTTTTGTGCTTGTATCATACAGATTGACCTTATAAAAGGACAACAAAGTCGGTAATAAAATAATGTCATGGCTCTTAATTACTATTCGTTCCACAGTTTTAAGTTTGTGTCATATAGCTTGACCTTAAAAAGCACAAAGAATTGTACCAATAATAATGCCAAATAAGAGGTGAGACAGTTTCCATATCCGGCATGATTTACATTGAAGAACTCCCAGGGgtcattttaaatataaatcaaataatGAAATCATTTATAGGTAGCATTTTAGGAATATATCACAAACGTTCTATGCAATCTGGATACAGGTTACAGACTACAGTTTGAAATACACAAGCACATGAGATGCTTAGCCAGGTGAATACCATGTACTAACTTGGGCTAAATTTCCCTCTTAAACAGTAAAACATGGCTTATAACTAAATCGAATCATCAAAACCCTTAAAACATAAACTAAGAAACACCTAACTCGTGACAGTCAGAATCAGTATATAATAAAAGACATGTCAATGAATAAGTGCACATCTGCCATTTCATATCTAAACGTGCTCCTTTTTGTTGTGGAAGCAAGGATTGGTGGGACCGTGGGAGGAGAAGGACAACTAATAACAATTTCCTCCATAAGTCTCCCATTAATCCATAGTTTGTCTAACTTGTTTTGCAAGGCCAGGCCATCATTCTCATTAATATTAACGCATATTCAAGTCTTTTGATGAAGGTTAACGCATATTCAAGTCTTATAAGAATGCAACTGTAGTTAATAGAGTAGTAATTTTAAGCCGAGGAGAAATGTAATCCAATCCAATACAGATGATCCTTAATCTTGTTCCAGTTGATAAGAATTCTAAAAATTTAAGATTCAACTCACAGAACCCAACAGGGGAACTATTGgaccaagaaaaaaaaaagagagagcaCAAAGTGCCAGAAAACTTGGTTAAACTTACAGGTACTGGAATTTTTGCCTCCTTTGGTACAGGCTTATAACCAGGAGGTGGCTTATAACTGGGATTAAGTTTTAGAATCTCCCCTGGATAtgaataaaaacaaaaataagttGTATGGTGCGCTTGTATATGGAAAAGTAAAAGTCAGTGACTCAAGGGATCAATCACAACATACCAATGGCTTCCCGTCTTTCAAGTTCCAGTGATCTCACACTCTACATCCACAGAATTCGTCCACTTTAGAAGCTGACCCATGCAAAATTTGCAACTAAAAAATCTTACCGAGTTATTTTACCTCATCATTAAGTTGATGATCTGAAGACTCGTGATCTTTAGCAGGAGAGGATGATAATGAGTCTTTGCTGCCTTCTCCCTCCAAACTCCTAGAACTCAGTAGTTGTGTTATTTGATCCACACGACTCTGCCCAAAATTAAGGCAGCAATATCACTTAGTGGCACCTGGAGTAGGAAATTAATAAAAGCCATTCACACAGAGTTACACTGTCTTTTAGGACCCAATGGACAAAGGGAAATTATTGATTGCCACCAAGCCATACTCCATCAATATAATTGAGGCCATAAATGCCTGAAAAAACATTTTTTCTTGTGAATGTAATTACAGTTCATTTCTATGTTGCTCGAACTCCCTTAAAATGCTGCACTACTTTTGAAGGATCCGACACGCACCCGTCAGCATTTTTGAAGAGTACGAGCAATATACTTTATTTTCAGCTGTTTGATCAATGTAACATAATATGTATACATATTGCATATATACGCATGTAAATGTGCAGTTACGCATAACCTAACATGGTAAAACTGAACTTTAATGACTGCTTTGGAGTGCCCTTGTCCATGTTGTGGATTTCTTAGAGAAAGGCATGCCCTGTTATGATTCTCTGCATCTATATGAGAAACTCATGCATAGGTTTAACATTAGGAGCACAAAACAACTGTGTAATCTCAACACGTCCCTACGATGTTGAGTTTGGACCTAATGTCAGATTGTATTCTTCTGATGAAGAATATAAAGGTCATTTCTTTCTGAAAATACATATTCTTTTTATAAAGCATTACTTTCAATATATTTCTCAATTTCAacacaaattaaaaaagaagagaaaatgtaAATAGGTATGTATATATTTCAAAGCATTCTGAAGCACCTGATATGCCAAGGCTCTTGCTTTTCTGACAGTAGCATCCTGTGTGAGATCAGTGCCCCATTTGGTTTTTCTTTGCACCTGTTTAGTGCTATCTTCATTTACAGAATCACTAGCTCCTTTTTTTCCTACTCGAAATACCGGAACCAATGAACCTGCTAACTTGTTTTTTGGTATCACAAATCCAGTTTTATTGGCGAACATAGAGATCTTTGGGCCACTCAATGGTGTTGCAGATGAAGCAGCTGTCTGAATGCGACTAGATGCCTGCTCAAGTTTTGTGCTCATGTTtacttttaagaacacccaGCATTCGGAATATTAACACCTGCATCACAAAATCAATCCAATGTGAATCATAGCCAATTGAAAACGAACGAAAGATTCTCAAAAAAAAACACTAAAATCTAAGTTACCTATCTAATATTGAATCCAATTCTGACAGTAACTAATTAAACCATTAGACAGCTAAATCAACATTGATTAGTTCAAGAGCTCACAGACACAAAACATAGGCAGCTATTTGAAACTCCACCCAATACCACCAAATTAAGCAAGTAAAAGCTACAGTATAACTACTACTTGTGCTATTACTACATGTCCAAAGGAAAAGCATTTTTCCCTTGTAGCAGATAGATATTACAACATATAAGAGCTCTTTATCCTTTTACAACATAAGGAGCTCTTTACAATTCCGTAGCTCGTAAATCTttaagaaacaacaacaacaacaacccagtgaaatcccacaacgtggggtctggagagggtaaagtgtacgcagaccttactcctaccaaggtaggacggctgtttccgagagaccctctgctcaaaagaagcataaaaagaggtcagataaggctaagaagttcaaagcgatatgggaaaaCAAATAGcgaataacgcaaataacgtaaatctttaagaaaaacaacttaaaatgaaTATGAGGCAGGTCATGATCATCCAGTACACTTTTGGCCTTAACGAATTTTCCATAAGCTTTACCTAGACCACATAATTGCCACAATATAGGCAGAGTCAGGAGAATAAGAAACATGAAACAGACCACTAATTCATGGACCAAGTGAAATGCATCAAGGACGGAAATGGAGAAATATAGGTAGAAGAGGCACACATTATCGCAGACGTACATACATAAGATCTTGAATGCAGAGGCCAGGAGGGAGACAGGGATATTGTGTTGGGGGAGTTGGAGCAGTCCGAGAGTCGTAGggattttgggtattgtaggtGCACAAAGTATGTGGAGGTTAAGGAGGCAATTCGGAGTATGAGgaggggaagagcaaccgggcCAGATAAGATCCCGATGGAATTTGGAAGAACGCAGGCGAAGTAGGTTTGGAATAGCTAACTGGgctatttaatgtcatttttaagaTGGCTGGAATACCAGAGGAGCAGAGATGGAGTACAATGATTCTGTTGTAAAAAAACAAGGGTGATATTCAAAATTGCAACAACTCACACTATGAAAATTTGGGAGAGGGTGTTCAAGATGAGGATAAGGAGGGGTGTGTTTATCTTTGAGAACTAATTTGGATTCATGTCGGGACAATCAACTACAAAAGTTATTCATCTTGTGAGGAGATTGTTGGAGCAGTATAAGGATAAGAAGAGAGATTTACACATGGTGCCCAATAACCTCAAAAAGGCATATGATAAGTTCCAAGGCAGAatctatggagatgtttggaggttAGAGGTGTTCCTATAGCTTACATCAAGTCCATTAAGGACATGTACGATTGAGCCAAGACCCGAGTAAGAACAGTGGATGTGACTCCAAACACTTTCCAGTCATGATGGGGTTACACTAGGAATCAGCCCTTCGTCTGCTCCTAATTGTCTTAGTGATAGACGAATTGACGTAGCATATTCAAAAGGAGGTGTCGTGGTATATGTTATTCGCAGATGGCATAGTATTGATCGACGAGACACATGGTGGAGTTAATGATAGACTGAAAGTTTGGAGACAAACCCTAGAATCTAAAGGTTTCAGGTTAAGCAGGACTAAATCCGAGTACTtggagtgcaagtttagtgacaTGACACATTAAGCAGAGGTGGAAGTGAATATCGATATACAAGTTTTACCCAAGAGAAGAAGTTTCGAGTATCTTGGATCCATAAACCAAGGAAATGGGGAGATTGACAATAATGTGTCACATCGTATTGGAGCAGAGTGGTTGAAATGGAGGCGCACCCTGGGCTATTGTGCGATAAGAATGTGTCGCGAAGGCTTAAAGGAAAGTTCTATTGGGTGGTGGTTAGACCTACTTTGTTGTATAGGGAAGAGTGTTCGTCAATCAAAAACACACATGTTCAAGAGATGAAGGTAGCGAAGATGGGGATGTCAGATAGATGTGTGAACATAATAGGAGAGATAAGATTTGGAACAAGAGGAAAAGGTTGGAGTGGCCTCTGTGAAAGATAAGATGAGGAAGCGAGGCTAAAATGGTTTCAGGTATGTGAAGAGGAGGAACGCAGATGCACCATAGGAAGATTTGGAGATGGAGGATAAGAGTAGAAGGGTAATTTGTAGCAGAGCGTTGTAGTATTAGTTAGTATACGCGTAGCATCTTATTCTTCTAATTTTCACTATTACATGTTGTTTCATTTGTTCTGTTTATCTTGCTATTTTGCTACCAGATTTTTTCTTTCTATCATGCTTAGATTACATTCATTTTGAGTCAAGGGTCTATTGTAAATAGTCTCTCTATCCCATAAAGTGTTAGGCAAGGGTAAGGTCGgcatacattctaccctccctagacccacttgtgggattaacattgggtatgttgttgttgttgtattgagATCGCTATAACACCTCTGATAacttgtatatataatttgacaAATCAAAGACCTAAGTTCAAGCTGAAATACAAATAATGTGAGCACCAATTCTCCACCAATCTTCACAATCTTGTTTCTTCAAATACGAAAATGCCTTTTGTACAGCTCAGTTCCTGATCAACTTGCATTGCTGTGGTTCACTAACAGCTGCATCTATGAACTCTGATTTTCTACTACAACTGCTATAAAAACCTTAACTACAGAAGATGCTCCTAAACAGACATAAAACTCAAAACAAACATTTAAAAATGCAAACACCCTAATGCCAGTGTTATAGCATGTATGGCCAAGTACTTTAGAAGATTAACAGTTTGTGTTTGggaaattaatttgaaaagcACTTTTGTCAATATTAGAGCAACAATTTGTGCTTGACCAAGGTTCCAAAAGTACTTCCGgggaaaaaacatttttttcagCTTCTACTGCTAGTCACAAACACTTAATTTTTCCCTAAAAGCTTGGTCAAACATCTCAACTCTCTAAAATTAGCACTTCAAAAAAAAAGCACTTTTGGCTTCCCAGAAGCTTGGCTGCCAAACATGCTAAAAATCTAGTATGCATACATAGTTCCTTTTttgttgtttgttttctttttccccAAAGTTAACATAGGAAACAACTCTTCATGAACAGATGGGGATATTAAGATAGTCTGTGGCATCCATCAACTAATCCTCATCAAACAGATTGTAATATCAGAAACTGAACTTCCCACTTTCCTCAAACCTAAATGAAACAAAATCCACAACATTAAAACTTTGATTTTCCATACCAAACCCCCAAACCATTTCACACAGAAAGGAAACAGCATATTTTGGAATAGCACAAGATAACAACATAATcatcaacaacatacccagcGTAATCCCACAAAtggagtctggggagggtagagtataagcaaaccttactcctaccttgtggaggtagagaggttgtttccaaaagaccctcgactcaagtgCAGCAAATCAAAGTATTCATGCATGTCAATTTATAAGGAAAGCAGTATAGAGCATTCAGGgggaaaaaatgaaataatgcaAAACTGAAACACAGTAGACAACAAATGGTAATAGATATCAAAAGCAAGAAACTACATGTATAGGCTAATAGTACGCCAGACAAGGTGCTTCCAGACTCCCACCAAGCCTAATCCCACCAAAAAGCAAGTCAAAGCTCAACTACCTACTAATATTCTACCCTAATCCGCAACCTCCATACTCTCTTATCttaggtcatgtcctcgataagtcAAAGCTAAATAGCACAAGAACAAAGGGGGAAAATTGAATCTTGACTTTACAAATataaaagaggaagaaaaataTTGACAACAACAAACCACCCATAACCAAAGATACCTTAAATATCAAAAACCCATGTCACATTCTTACTAAGAAGGAGATGCAAAAACTCAAGAGATTCACTTGAACTGAACTTTCCACTTTCCTCAAAAAATAAAGGAACAAAATCTACCACATCCAAACTTtcacttttaccttcatttTCCAAAATCAAACTACCAAACCATTTCACACAGAAAGGAAACAACAGATTTAACAATAGCACAAGAACCAAAACTGAATCTTTAAAATGTATAACAATAAACCACCCATAACCCCCcaaagaaaaccttaaatatcAAAACCCCATGTCTTTTTTTGCACCAAAACGCAGGAAAAAAAACACATTTttacccaaaaaataaaaaaagagatgaATAAACCTCAAGAGAATCGCTAGAAATGTACTCTGCAGTTTTCGGATTGCGAAATGAGCTGATAGAGGAATCTTGTTTGAGAATTGAAGCCTGAATGATGGATGAGTAAAGAGTAAAGGACTTTGGGTTTTGTTGGTTTGCGGGGCGGAGGGGGCGGGGCGCTGGGGTTGAAGGAAGAGGGTTTATGATTCTATTGGttccattatatttttatttttataatatggTGTCATTTTGAGGACCTCGGACCTCAATTAATTTCAAGATATTTATCGCCTCTCATTAATAATAGGTATCatgttatttataaaaatatataaagattgtGTTGGAGTGATAATTATAGTTTGATTagagagtattttttttttcctcgtAAAAGTTAaaaggataacatcaaatttacacttatttatatttatttagttatcattccattaatttttttatattattcggattttttttaatagtttttgtaaaaatgaattttccttttaattttcttCCAAAAGTTTTAACTAAATCAGAAAAAATCGTCGAACTGTGAATACTTATTCGATAGCATTTATGACACTAAAATGCACAATTGGTGAATGTGTagttttaaagtaaaaaaaatcattataaccataaatttatacgAACATATAGCCCATATAGCCCAAAGCATCCCGCGTTCAAGCCGGGGGAAGAAAAGTCACACTACAAAAAGATGTAATGCAAACAATCTATGCTAACAAAAGCATATGttgttaatttcatgattttaactcGTGACTTATAAGTTACACGGAAATCCTGATAGagtaaatgaaagaaaaattccATTTCATCCAATAACAAGGGAAATTCAGATCCCTTGAGGAATGGTATATAATTCAGTGTACAAGTATCCCACTTTCACAAAGGAGGGTCCATGAAGTGCCATATTCAAAGGAATGTGATACAGACCGTCTACCCTGACACAAGCATCACTGACTAATTTCACAGCTAAAACATATGACCTATAGGGCACGCGGAAACAACTTTATAGTTACAAACTGTTATGTATGCAAAGCAAAATTGGTTTTGCAACATTCATGTTAAGAGTCTATTGAATCATTCTAGTTCATGTAAAATCAGAACATTATGTCAAAGTAGAGATTTTTCAAGGTTTGAATGCGAAGAAAGCAAACTGCTCAACCAGTATCCACATCTCTACTCTACTTTCATCCTCAAAACTGGAAaagctgctgctgctgctgcgaGGTAGCCATCGGATATGATACTTCAAAAAA
This window encodes:
- the LOC129887815 gene encoding uncharacterized protein LOC129887815, which codes for MSTKLEQASSRIQTAASSATPLSGPKISMFANKTGFVIPKNKLAGSLVPVFRVGKKGASDSVNEDSTKQVQRKTKWGTDLTQDATVRKARALAYQSRVDQITQLLSSRSLEGEGSKDSLSSSPAKDHESSDHQLNDESVRSLELERREAIGEILKLNPSYKPPPGYKPVPKEAKIPVPIKEHPGYNFVGLIFGPAHKQLEKETGAQVKVYGIKADTGEKVEVTSGENDSGAYEEMHVQVSAETYEKVDAAVALIELLVTPASVTSAVTTTKSPGDGETISIEATSGPTTRPVVNHGMAQPGVGIQPAQLQGHFQPYQGQWFPGPTSQNPVPPFPGPTNSGISSASLVSNPHQVSLSPTNLSNTSAPFGPPQGMQDGFGSVPRNPFVHSGPQAPLMQQPYMPSAHFGQIGGLRHPIPALGSTPPQSNMTPPQFSQGQLSPTGFPQVVRPVMSSLPQSVPPTAYPDRPLTPAGNSPGWSQSPWNNQTGQGPSNMIAMAPPTVSPQGSHHLASRPLGVSAASHIDVFRGHNLAPQSSGPAPSAHMPPPLRLSSGSSPAHFLTHSVSGGQPINLSHNPVPGSSLNINSTRPTSFVTPKPLQSSSDFTFQPHHPQNSASPAASRLISQFGSQDLSPSNQMMRPHVRPAIDNLNPPPVIQGFQRPQLSNQICQPGPSLDFARGPAGPLPQFRRPTFSNQGIASPTGPQMQPMNFRPAPNHVGSFPPRVNSMPLQQNNPNAMLRPQNFEAHNVFFRHGRPASSSSGAHQIYDPFSPSSVPRHPHPGGNPAMAEKQESDPEYEDLMASVGVK